AATATTCTAGATCCGAGTCATCTTCTTCTGGCACAATATCATCAGGCTCTGCCACATCATTGTTGTAGTTAAACAAtgtttcgtcttcttcctcctcatcctcatcatcatctatgACATCCTCAGCTAGAACAAGATCTGCATCTATGATTTCGAGTTCAACATCAGCATCTCTATAAAGTACAGTTGCCTCATTATCATCTTCCTGAACAGCGGATAATAGCAATGGAGCCTCCTTGTTATGGTGATATGCCTCGTCGATAGTTGTTTCTGTTTCTGGTTGTACTTCATTGATATCCATTTCAGGAACATCCCATATGTGTCTATGATGCATTTTCTGAGCCACTTTCCAATTTTCTCCATGCTTATAGTCATCTAGGTAGAACACTTGTTGCGATTGTGATGCAAGAACGAAAGGATCACTCTTGTACCATATTCTATTAGTATTTATACATGTCAAACTATAATCCTTTCGAATTCTTGTCTTTTCAGGAGTTACTTCAAACCAATCACATTTAAATAATACAACTCGGTATCCATACAAAAAGTCTAACTCAATAACATCTTGCAAGATACCGAAGAATTCAATTGGCTTACTATTGTGTTCCCCATCTACTACCAATCCTCTATTCTGGGTCGTTCGACGAAGTTCGCGTTGTTTGGTATGGAATCGAACTCCATTATAGATACAAGCAGAAAATGATTTTGCGCGAGATTCAACACCCTGTGCTAACGAATGCAATTCATCACTAACCCCTGAAAACTTTTCATGATACAATTTTCCGATCAGcatattttcagaaaaaaaacaataaagaaaatgAATATACACTGTTGCTCCTTATTGAGTGATGCATCTAAAAAcaatatgttttctttttcttacgagatTTTGCAATTTAAAACATAAGAGCCACTTGAAATGTAACTAAACTAGAAAATGAGATCATCCCATGCAGGGACGTTTCAATCAGAAATGAATAAATATATATCTTATTCAAAATgatttttaagaattaataagcTGCGAACACCAAAAAAACTTCGCTAGTATATAGTTAAGACGAATTTGGTGCATTGCAGAGCACAATAATTATATAGGATCATTAATTGTAAAAATCAATTACTTACCCGCTTTCGAAACCACACAGGAAATAGTTTTTGATGCCTCGGTAACAAGTTGTCATTTGATTCTGCTTTCAGCACATTCAAATGTTCACTGTATTGGCAAAGATAAATAAGAAAACTTTTTGATTCTAATGAAAATATTTGGTGTACAACAGAATAACAATAATTATTACAAGATCGGATGAGGCACTTACTACATATATGGTTTCACCTCGTCACAATTATTGAGTATATACCAATGCATATGTTCTCGTTCTTCTAGAGTCAATGATTTTATAGATTTTGTACCGAAGGGACGGACATCCTGAGCGAAAACAGACAGCTTTCCCTTGCGTCGTTGACTATCATCTGAATTATCATCATTTCGTTCTGGGCGATTAAATTTAGTTTCAATCCCACGTAAATACAATGAGCAAAATGTCAAAGCTTCATTAATAATGTATGCTTCCGCTATTGAACCCTCTGGTCGTGCTTTATTCTTCACGTGACGCATAAGTGTTCCAAGGTACCTATATAAACAAAAACTCTTAAAACTATGTGATTTTTCTATGAACAACAAAAAGGTACTTGCACTAGAAGAAAAACACAAGCATATGAAATAAACACGTAATGAGAGTTAAGAGCACCTTTCGATAGGATACATCCAACTATAACCAACTGGACCAACAAGTTTAGCTTCTCGGGGTAAGTGAATAGCCAAATGAACCATGACATCAAAAAATGCCGGTGGAAATATTCTTTCCAACTTACAAAGAATCAAAACTatacctttttccatttcttccaaGTGACTCACATTCAGTTTCTTCGCACATAAATCATGAAAGAAATTACTCAACTCAATTAAGGCAGTGCATACATATGTGGGCAGAAACGAACGAATTCCAACCGGGAGAATTTTTTGTAACAACACGTGACAGTCATGGCTTTTCAAACCTGATATCTTCCCATCATCCACATTAGCACTCCTCGCTATGTTAGCCGCGTATCCATCTGGGAACTTCACTGATTTCAGAAACCTACAAAACTCTTTCCTTTGCTCCGTTGTTAAAGCATAGGAAGCTGGAGGCTTTATAAATTTTTCTCCTTTACGCTTTAGGTGCAATTCTGGTCTAATATTCATGTCTTCCAAATCCAAGCGAGCTTTAAACGTATCTTTGGTcttcaattcctgatttaacaAGGTTCCCACGATATTATCGCATATATTTTTCTCAACAtgcataacatcaattttatgcCTGATTTTAAGATGTGACCAGTATGGAAGCTCATAGAAAATACTCTTTTTTGTCCAACTCAGCTCTTTCTTGGTACggcttcttttcttccttcccttaTCTGGATGCTTTCCGAAACAACTTTTAACTCCCAGTTTTTCCATTTGCTGTAAAAGTTGAATGCCTGTCAACTCTTTCGGTGGACTGTGAAGCTCATCATGTCCATCATGAAGTTTGTTTCTCCGCCATGGATGTCGGGGAGGCAAGAACCTACGATGACGCAGATAACCTATCTTACTCCTCAATGCACGAGACGGTGGGTCATCATTACATACTGGACACGCTAAGTAACCTTTTGTACTCCATCCTGATAAATTAGCATATGCTGGGAAGTCATTTATGGTCCACAATACAGCTGCGTGCATACGAAAAGTTTTTTCTGTGGAGGCATCATATGTTTCCACTCCTTTTTCCCACAACTCTTTTAGCTCATCTATTAAGGGTCGTAGATACACATCGATATCGTTACCAGGTGCTTTCTTGCCAGGAATAAGTAACGCCATCATGAAAAAAGGTTGTTTCATACACTTCCAAGGGGGTAAATTGTAGGGCATCACTATAATTGGCCACATGCTGTACGCATTATTCATATTTCCAAAGGGATTAAACCCATCAGTAGCAAGACCTAACCTTACATTTCGAGGATCTTTTGCAAATTGTGGATATCgcaaatcaaaatgcttccatgcTTCAGCATCAGCAGGATGCCTTAAAACCCCTTCAGGAGCAACATGTTCTTTGTGCCATCTCATATCATCAGCTGTATGCCTTGAAGCAAATAATCTCTGTAGTCTTGGTTTTAAAGGAAAATAGCGCAGTACCTTGTGTGGGATCTTCTTACCCTTTCCGTCATTGAATTTGTACCTAGGCTCGTGGCATACTGGACAATCATCCCTATCCTTATGTTCCTTCCAATATAAAGCACAGTCATTTTTACATGCATCAATCGATTCATATCCCAATCCAAGATCACGCAATATCTTTTTAACTTCATAGTATGAACTCGGAATTGTATTATCTTTTGGAAAAGATTTCTTAAGAAACTCAAGCTGCATCTCAAAACTTTTGTTGCTCCAACAGTTGAGCACTTTGAGATGCATTAACTCTACAAGGAAAGTTAATGACGAGTAATCTGTACAACCAGGGTATAGTTCTTGCTTAGCTTTGCCTAATAGCTCCTCAAACTTTgtactagcttcacacaaattaTTTGTACTATCATCTTCACCCGAATCATCATTAGTTTCTCTGTGCCTACCTATATCTGCATGACTATCAAAAGGCCCAGCATTATCAGCATCATGTAACATATCAAGTACACCTATATTATTTCCAGAATGGGTTGTACCATCATTAAAGACATAGTCATGGCTAGACGCTGATTGGTTTTGAGTAGGATTATCTTCTTCCCCATGAAGTACCCATATCTTATAACTACCTGCCATGCCAGTAGTGAACAAGTGATGTTCAATTTCAGCTAATGAAGTAGGTGGGTTTCGGTTAACACACTTTTTACAGGGGAAAGTGCATAATTCCTCATTCTTACTTAAGAGATAATTTTTTGTCATCTGAATAAAAGACGCAACACCTTTGATATACTTATCACACAGTCTGTCACGCTCTTCCACTCAACTTTTATCAATCTTtggtaacaaaaataaacaaaaaaggaTGCTTAGAATAACAGCAATAAGGCGGACTTTAAATtatgaagtttttttttaaattaagatGTATATATGTATAAAGTGTATGTGGCCTTACCATGGCAACTTTGCTTTGCAGTAAAGATAAAGCCTAATCAGTTCGGAAATTCGTCGAGTTGCAGTGATACCTAAAGAGACACAGTCAAAAAGATTATCATCAGAATTGTTCATACACACATCTAAAAAATTCAATGAAAAACAAGCTTTAACAGTTAATTAAAAAAACTCGAATTCAAACCACTGAATCAAACTAACCTGCTGGTGAACGCATAAGAAGAACTGGTGCTGTTCGTGAGGTTCCGGTAGGATTTGTATGGATTGGTGGTGAATGTGCGAACAACTGAGGGCTTTATAGCTCAATTTCGGTATTCGAATTAGTGAAAACCCACTTCTCCCAATCCTATCTACAAATTCAAGTACTCCTTTTAATTTCTCTGTCGTACCACTCAATTTTAATAGCAGCACTTCAATTTCTTGGCCAATAATTCAAATTGGAGAAAACCCACTTATCTCAATCCTATACAAATTCTAATGCTCCTATCAATTTCTCCGTTCATCACTCAATTTCAACAGAAGCACCTCTGACTTCTCGTAACTTAACCACAAACTTCGTGTGATCGTGTTTTCCTTTTTCGAAAACACATCAGCTAGTTGGTGGTGCAGCGGCAAGGAATTAGGGATTGAATTGAACTGGTCACCCCTGAAATTGGGCAGAAAAGGTGACCGAGCTTTCTGTTTAATAAATTTATAAAGGAGAAAGCAGCCCTGATTAAAGAAGCCAAACTGGTCCGAACAAAAACGGGCACTCCAGTAATTTGTACTTCGACCATATATATCATATGTAATTTCAGCCAATAGCATACTCAGCTTAGGTGTTGTCTGTTACTACTGCACATTACATATTCTAGAAAATGTACAAATTCAAACAACGCAACTGTTGTTAATCCACATATATTTCTTAGGTTCTAATATCCTCTTTGCGTGAAGGCTTTGTATTCACGTAGGTTATGTTACAGACAACCATTATACATGTTTACTACCCACTAACATCATTAAGAAATCACTAAAACACGATTAAAACAACCTAACTTACTCCCACAAATACAATTTAGTGGTTTGACTTTCTAACATAAATAAACAAATTGCTACAATTAAGGAACTAATGTAATACGTGAGAAGAATAAATCAAGTTCTACTTACCGGGAAGTCATGtttgagtttaatcttctttCCGAACAGGTGAGGGATTTTATAGCTCAACTTTGGTATTCGAATTCGAATTGGAGAAAAGACACTTCTCCTAATCCATTTTGCATAATTCCTCATTCTTCCTTGAGATATAATATGCCATTAAGAAAGATGAAGTGACTAGATAATAAATAAGCTATCGACGAAATAAAACACAACACTTACTAAAACAAATAACTAGACATTCATTAACATTACTGAAATGTTTAAAAGACACGATACTGACActtaatacttaaacaaataagtaaACTGAAAATGGACACTTACGGAAATACTGACACCCACGTTACGGAAACACTCACTAGATCTAACAAACTGAAAAGGGACACTTCTAAACATCCACCTAAGACAAACTCTTAATAAATTTCTAACTGATTCTAGGAAAATGAAGAACTAAGCATCTTCCTGAATAGTATCCAAGTTTGCATCAACATTTGGATTACGATCCAGTACTTGATTAAGGACATTTTGTCGAAAACTTGCAGCATCCTCTTTCATCTGTTGAACTTGGTCTTCACACTGCTTTGTATTTATCATCCTTCGTTGCAAGGAGTGCAAAGAGTTCTTCTGTCTCCTCATCAGAAAGTCTACGGTTACGGTGTCTTTTTGATTTCCTCTTCAGAACTTCGTCATATATTTCATTTTCATCAGGAGTGCCCCCTCCCACAATGCCTTGCTCATACATCTCGACCATTTTGTCCTGAACATGTAAGTCGATTTTGTCAATACAAAACAatcatttttttcaaaacctagaCTAAACAACAATATCACAGTTAATAAAACATTATAAACCATTGCAAAGGTATAAAGAAAGTACAAAAAGAATCTGTAATCAGAAATGTAATCCTCAGCTGATTCAACTTACATACTGAACGTGAGCTGTTTCAGATATCCAAACACGCTGACCCTCTTTGATATGCGTGTGAGTATCGTGAAACGTTTGTATTTTGGAAGCTTGCACTCCCAAAACTTTtttctggaagaagaagagaaaatatcAACAAAGAACATCATAAATACTTTTTACACAGTACTAATTTTTAATCAGAAAATACCTTCTCTAGGCGCACTTGAAACGCACGAGAACCCCCACAGTGGTTGTACTCGACTTGCTTCCGATTGTTCAACCCTGCTGCGGACCGCTTCTGAAATTTAAAATAAGAACTAAAATAAGTATGCATATATAACTTATAATTTATAAATATGAATACCAATTAAGAACCAATTACTTTACCTTAAATTTctctgaagaaaaatggtcacACAACCATAACCAATTCTCTGGTGAGACGTTCTCGAATGGCTTCAAGCGGGCTTCTTCAATAGTTTCAAACTTTTTGAAGTGCGCTGACATTTGAGTCCTGTAGTTGCTGTATCGTCTGGCCATACAGTCATTTAGATATTTCTTAATAGAAGGACGCGTAATGTCCAGTTCGAACTTGTCCTACAATAACATGATAAAGTTTGACAGGTGGATCAAAATTATctcaaaataatcaaaaaaaaacaacaaaaaaattttaaaatacatctttggaagatttctgCCTACGTACATTGACACATTCAATTAGAACAACTCTTTCATGCTCAGGAATTTTCTTCCAAGAAGTATATTGCATCGGAGCAAAGTCACGAACAATTATGCCGCATTCAGTAGATAATTTGCACCTATTTGTGGAGATTGGTTACCTCGCTACATCTGAGAATTTGATAGGCAATTTTCCATGACGGGCAATCCAATCATCCAGATCTATGCCGCGTGAGCGTCCACGGACATTCCGTTTCCCCAATGCAGATCCTAcgattacaaaaataacaatgagTATTTTTTGAAATGGTTGCTGAcatctcaaaaaagaaaaagcatcTTAATATCAACTCTAATCGTTTGCGAAACGATAAACACCGACTTGAGACATAAATGCCGACAAATAAAAAGGGCAATGGGTTTTCGAATAAGTAAAACTATACCAGCGTTAGTTGGAGCACCCAAACG
This is a stretch of genomic DNA from Papaver somniferum cultivar HN1 chromosome 1, ASM357369v1, whole genome shotgun sequence. It encodes these proteins:
- the LOC113340586 gene encoding uncharacterized protein LOC113340586, translated to MTKNYLLSKNEELCTFPCKKCVNRNPPTSLAEIEHHLFTTGMAGSYKIWVLHGEEDNPTQNQSASSHDYVFNDGTTHSGNNIGVLDMLHDADNAGPFDSHADIGRHRETNDDSGEDDSTNNLCEASTKFEELLGKAKQELYPGCTDYSSLTFLVELMHLKVLNCWSNKSFEMQLEFLKKSFPKDNTIPSSYYEVKKILRDLGLGYESIDACKNDCALYWKEHKDRDDCPVCHEPRYKFNDGKGKKIPHKVLRYFPLKPRLQRLFASRHTADDMRWHKEHVAPEGVLRHPADAEAWKHFDLRYPQFAKDPRNVRLGLATDGFNPFGNMNNAYSMWPIIVMPYNLPPWKCMKQPFFMMALLIPGKKAPGNDIDVYLRPLIDELKELWEKGVETYDASTEKTFRMHAAVLWTINDFPAYANLSGWSTKGYLACPVCNDDPPSRALRSKIGYLRHRRFLPPRHPWRRNKLHDGHDELHSPPKELTGIQLLQQMEKLGVKSCFGKHPDKGRKKRSRTKKELSWTKKSIFYELPYWSHLKIRHKIDVMHVEKNICDNIVGTLLNQELKTKDTFKARLDLEDMNIRPELHLKRKGEKFIKPPASYALTTEQRKEFCRFLKSVKFPDGYAANIARSANVDDGKISGLKSHDCHVLLQKILPVGIRSFLPTYVCTALIELSNFFHDLCAKKLNVSHLEEMEKGIVLILCKLERIFPPAFFDVMVHLAIHLPREAKLVGPVGYSWMYPIERYLGTLMRHVKNKARPEGSIAEAYIINEALTFCSLYLRGIETKFNRPERNDDNSDDSQRRKGKLSVFAQDVRPFGTKSIKSLTLEEREHMHCEHLNVLKAESNDNLLPRHQKLFPVWFRKRGVESRAKSFSACIYNGVRFHTKQRELRRTTQNRGLVVDGEHNSKPIEFFGILQDVIELDFLYGYRVVLFKCDWFEVTPEKTRIRKDYSLTCINTNRIWYKSDPFVLASQSQQVFYLDDYKHGENWKVAQKMHHRHIWDVPEMDINEVQPETETTIDEAYHHNKEAPLLLSAVQEDDNEATVLYRDADVELEIIDADLVLAEDVIDDDEDEEEEDETLFNYNNDVAEPDDIVPEEDDSDLEY
- the LOC113340592 gene encoding uncharacterized protein LOC113340592 — encoded protein: MQYTSWKKIPEHERVVLIECVNDKFELDITRPSIKKYLNDCMARRYSNYRTQMSAHFKKFETIEEARLKPFENVSPENWLWLCDHFSSEKFKKRSAAGLNNRKQVEYNHCGGSRAFQVRLEKKKVLGVQASKIQTFHDTHTHIKEGQRVWISETAHVQYDKMVEMYEQGIVGGGTPDENEIYDEVLKRKSKRHRNRRLSDEETEELFALLATKDDKYKAV